The genomic segment CTTGTTTTTTTTCAATGGTCATATCACTCGCGAGAACGCCAAGAGCTGTTTTTCCCACAGGACTTTCTTCCACATACTCACGGTTATGATCTGCTGTGAAAAAAGAGCGGATTTCTACATCTTCCTCAGTTAATACTGTTTTTGCGGGAATTTCTCTTTTGGTAAAATAGGCTTTTTTCTTTTCTTCAATGAGAAAGGGAACCGATTCAGAATGAACCATCTTTCCTTCAAAATAATAATCTAAAGGAAAAAGTCTTTTTCCTCCATGAAGGGTACGGCCCGTATTTCTCCAAACGAGTTTGGTTCCAGAGATAACTTGTAGAGATTCTTTTTCAGAACTGAGTCGAAACAATTCTCCATCTTCACCAATTGCCTGTTCCACGGATTCTTTAAGATTTTGCCAAAGAGACCGTTCTAAATCTTTTTTAGAAACGAGAGTGGTTTTAGGGAGTAAAATTCCCTCTTTTCCCATGACTTCAAAAGAAACTGATTCTCCCGCTTCTGTCATTTCTGACTTGTAACGAGAATTCAAAACATCTACCAATTGTTCGGGAGTCAAAACTTTGGGTGATTGTAAATTTTGAAAAATGACTGGGTTCCAATTTCCTTTCCAGTTGGTAAATTCAGACAGACGGATCTCCCCTGCACCGACAATGGTTTTGGGTTTTAGGTAGAGCCGAAAATCTTTTTCCTTTGCCAAAGCAGGCAAGGAAAGAGCCAAACTAAAAAGGAATAGGAACCAAACTTTCATTAACGTTTCAAACCAATTGCCGTTGAAAGCATGTTATCCGATGTTTGGATGGTTTTGGAATTGGATTCGTAGGCTCTTTGTGCCACAATCATATTCACCATCTCTTCTACGATCTTTACGTTACTCATCTCTAAGAAACCTTGTAAAACACTTCCATATCCTTCTTGTGAAGGCATCCCTGGAATTTCAGGACCGGATGCGACTGTTTCTCGAAACAAGTTTTTACCAACGGCTTGAAGACCGGCTGGGTTCACAAATCGGTAAAGTTCCAATTGACCTATGGTTGTAGGACGGATATCGTTTCCGATTTTTACCGTCACTTCTCCCTCTTCGGAAACCATTAAAGTATTGAGGATGGCATTCTCTGGTAAGATGATGGGTGGTTCGAGTAAGTATCCGTTAGAGGTAACCACTTGTTGGTTGGAATCAATTTTATAGGATCCGTCTCTTGAGTAGGAAAAGGTTCCATCTGGCATTTGGATTTTGAAAAATGCCATCTCGCCAGTAAGGGCAAGGTCTAATTTGTTTCCCGTGGCTTGAAAAGAACCAATTTCGAATAACTTCTGTGTGGCGGCGACTTTCACACCATGACCCACATTCACACCGGTAGGAATTTCGGAAACAGAGGTGGCTGGAGTTCCCGCAAGCACTTGGTGTTGGTATACTAAATCTTCAAAGTCCACACGATTCTTTTTGAAACCAGTGGTGTTTACGTTCGCAAGGTTATTGGCAACCGTATCAATATGGAATTGTTGGGCAATCATCCCGGTAGCACCGGTCCAAAGGGATCGCATCATAAAAAGGCACCTCTACAGCTTTCTATCGGTAGAGTTCAAAAAAAGCTAAGTGTCTTTTTTTCTAATTATGTCTTATTTTCCAGTGCTCCCAAATCCTCCAGCTCCCCTTTCTGTGGCGGAAAGTTCTGTTACCACCTGAACGGGAAGCTGAGCTACTGAATGGAGCACCATTTGAGCCACCCGAGTACCCGGCTCCAAAACAAAGTCCACCCCACTTAAGTTTAGAAGTGGGATGAGAATCTCTCCCCGGTAATCCGAGTCAATAGTACCAGGGGTATTTGGCATGATGATGGAATTCTTTGTGGAAAATCCGCTTCTTGGTCGAATTTGGCCTTCATACCCTTCGGGAATGGCCATCGCAAGACCTGTGGGAACAAATACCACTTTGCCATTCGGCAGGATGAGGTTTTCAGTGAGGCAAGCAGACAAATCCATCCCCGCCGAACCAGAAGTTTTGTATTCTGGAAGAACGGCTCCCTCTCTTAAAATTTGAATGTGTAAATTCGGTTGGTTCATTTTAGTCCTTAAAAACAGATTCTATGCAGCTATGGTATCGTTCGATCCAATGATTTGGATTCTGCAAAATGGGAATTCAGCATCTATAAATTTCAAATGTTTGTATTGGTCTCTTTAAACACCAAACTGGACGGGAATTTTGGAGAATTGACTTTCTGACATATCTCCCACACAAGACAAATGGACTTTCTTTAAATCAAACAACTGTTTTGCGGTTTCATTGATTTCATCCAAGGTCACTGATTTGATGGATTTCATTCTGTCTTCCAAAGAAAAATACTTACCGTAATAGATTTCTTGGAGGCCAATGTTATTCATTCGGTTTTCAGGAAGTTCATATCCAATTGCAATTGAACCCATTTGGTTGGATTTTGCATCAGCTAGTTCCGTTTTAGAAAAACCATTTTTAGAAATACTTTCCAATTCTTTTAGGATGAGTTCCACACAACGTGCTGCCTTTTCTTTGGAGGTGGCAGAGGAGATAGAAAATAGCCCGGTTGTTTTGTAATAGGAAGGGAAACTATAAATGCTATAACACAGTCCTTCTTTTTCTCGAATGTTTTGAAAAAGCCGCGAAGCCATTCCCCCACCAAGAATTGTGGAGATGAGCTGGGTCACAGTCACCGTTCGGTAGTCCCTCCTGTTCCCATTCACACCAAGCATAATATGGAACTGTTCAATTTTACGGCGTTCCAAATGCTTCGAATAACTTTTTTTAGGTGCCGGAATGATGAGTTCTGTTGGATTTTTACCCTTTGGATTTTCAAAGGAAAAGTATTTGTTGGTTAGATCTAAAATTTTTTCCCAAGTGAAATTTCCAGAAACAGAAATCACCATATTTTTTGGGAAATAATGTTTTTCGAAAAAAGTGCGGATGGATTTTTCCGTTACGCCAGTGACAGATTTTTTCGTTCCAATAATATCACGGCCGTAAGGTGACTTACCAAAGATATTACGAAAATAATAGTCGTATACAAAGTCATCGGGGGCATCTTCATAAGAACGCATCTCTTCCATAATGACACCCTTTTCAATTGTGATGTCTTCTTTACGAAAAAGAGGACGAAATAACATATCGGAAAGAATATCAAAAGCAAGTTCCGCTTGGTCTTTGATTGCCACTACATAGTACTGAGTGTATTCTCGCCCAGTAGAACCATTTAAAATCCCACCCACACGTTCAATGGATTCAGCGATTTCTTTACTAGTTCTTGTTACCGTATCTTTAAAGAGCATATGCTCTAAAAAGTGAAAGTATCCGTGTTCAGAATTAGTTTCGGCAAGGCTGCCCTGTTTCAAAAAAACACCCACCCCCATAGAGGATGCGTGTTTCATAGGTTGGAAGAGAACCGTTAACCCATTGGGTAAAACGGTTCGTTTGCATTCGATGACGGATGCCATTGGTTTCACTCCCCCCAAACAGTCGTTTGGGGACTGTTTAGTTGTCTAAAAGAACATCCTTTCTTGAAAGGTCGATTTTTCCCATTTTATCAACGGAAATCACCTTCACTTGGATTTTGTCCCCTTCAGAAACAATATCACGAACCGATTGCACTCGTTTCACATCTAGTTTAGAGATGTGGCAAAGGCCCTCTTTTCCTGGAAGAATTTCAACAAAGGCACCAAAGTCAGCAATTCGTTTGATCACACCGTCGTAGATTTTTCCTACTTCGATTTCTTCAAAAATTCCATCGATCATAGCAATGGCTTTGTCTTTTGCTTCTTCACTTGGAGAAGCAATGGTTACTTTACCAGTATCATCTACGGAAATTTCAGAACCAGATTGTTCGATGATCGCACGAATCATTTTACCACCAGGGCCAATGAGTTCACCAATTCGATCTTTTGGAATTTGTTTGAGAGTGATGCGTGGCGCATTGTTACTCAAATTTCCTTTTACGGAAGAAATGGATTTGTTCATTTCGCCAAGGATGTGGTCACGACCCACTTCTGCTTGTTCAATGGCTTTTTGTAAAACTTCCAAACCAAGTCCGTTGACTTTTAGATCCATTTGGAAAGCAGTGATCCCTTTTTTAGTTCCTGCGAGTTTGAAATCCATATCACCAAAATGGTCTTCGATTCCAGCAATGTCAGAAAGAACTGCAAAACGACCCTTTTCATCACTGAAAAGACCCATAGCAATTCCTGAAACGGGACCAGAAATCGGAACTCCGCCGGCCATAAGAGCCAAGGTTCCCGAACAAACGGAAGCCATAGAGGAAGATCCATTGGATTCTAAAATTTCAGATACAATTCGAATCACATAAGGAAAGTCAGTTTGTGATGGAAGGACTTTTTTGATCGCACGTTCCGCTAAGTTTCCGTGACCAATTTCACGTCTTCCAGGGCCAGAGTTACGACGCACTTCCCCAACAGAGAATGCAGGGAAATTGTAGTGCAACATAAAGTTCTTTTCTTTGGAACCTTCCAAAGTTTCGTATCTTTGGTTGTCGGAAGTAGTTCCTAAAGTCACAACACCAAGTGATTGGGTTTGTCCACGAGTGAAAACTGCCGATCCATGAGGACCAGGAAGAACATCCACTTCGCAAGAAATTTGACGAATTTCATTGGTTTTACGACCGTCAAAACGAATTCCTTCGCCGAGCACAAGTTCGCGGACCACTTCATATTCTAATTCATGTAGGAAATGTTTGATATCTTTTGATTTGTCTTCTGGAGCCAGTAGAGTTTTAAAATGTTCTACTGTTTCTTTGTTAATGGCTTTGATGTCATCATTACGTTTTGCTTTGTCTGCATTTTTGTTCGCAGCAGTCAAACGGTCGAACGCGAACTCACGGATTTTTGCGTGAAGTTCTTTGTCAGGAGCTTTTAAAACTACTTCCTTTTTTACGGTTCCGTTTTTCTTAGCTAATTCTTCTTGCATCGCCACAGCAACTTTCAATTGCTCCTGTGCAAAACGAAGGGCTGCCATCATATCTTCTTTGGAGATTTCATTTGCTTCCCCTTCGATCATGACGATAGCATCTTTGGTTCCCGCAACTACCAAATCTAAATCAGATTTTGTAATTTCTTCGTTTGTAGGGTTTAGAACAAATTCTCCACCGATACGACCGATACGAGCACCAGCGATAGGGCCAGCGAAAGGAATGGAAGAAACGGAAAGTGCCGCCGAAGCTGCGTTAATCGCATGGCCTTGGACAGATACTTGTTTGTCTGCTGATAAAACTTGAACGAGAAGTTGTACTTCAGAGAAGTATCCTTCTGGGAACATAGGGCGAATCGGACGATCCAGAATTCTGGAAAGTAACACTTCGTGTTCTGCTGGTTTTGCTTCGCGTTTGAAGTAACCACCAGGAAAACGACCTACCGAGTAGGCTTTCTCTGTGTATTCGCAAGTAAGTGGGAAAAAATCTTGTCCTTCTTTTGGTTCGTCAGCAGCACAAACTGTGGCGAGAAGAACCAAATTTCCGGTTTTGTATACAACCGACCCGTGCGCTTGTTTTGCCCACTTGCCGGTCTCAATGGTGATAGAGTCTCTACCCCAAGAACCAGTGAACTCTGTAGCCATAGGAATTACTTCCTAAGGCCGAGTTTTTCAATCAGCTTTTTATAACTTTCTACGTTGGACTTTTTAAGGTATTCCAACAAACTCTTTCTCTGGTTCACCATTGCGATAAGACCGCGGCGAGAGTGAAAGTCCTTCTTGTTCGCTTTGAAATGCTCAGTAAGGTCTTTGATTCGAGAGTCGAGAAGAGCGATTTGTACTTCTGCAGAACCTGTGTCGTTTGGTTTGCTACCGAATGTAGCAATGATCTGCTGTTTTTGTTCTTTTGTGATCATACTAGTGTCCAGATTTTAAGAAGGACTCATTTAGAAAACATAATTTTTGCAGAAGGGTCAAAAAATACTTTTCTGTACCGGTAGGGAATGTGCTCCGGTTTCCCTTCGTAATCGCACCAGGCAAGGATGGTGGTTTCGTCCGCGTCCACGATATAAAACCCGTTTTCTACAGGCGTCGGGAGTTTGTCCCAAATGTATCCCCCGTGGATGACTGCCTTTTTTTCTTGGGCGTCCACGATCCGGACAGGAAGTGGGAAAACTTCTTTCCAATTTCGTAAATCTTTCGGAGAAATTTGGTCTAGGGTTTTCACTCCGTCCAAATGGAATTCACCAATGGATTCCCGCACGAGCCTGCCAAGGGAAAGTGGAATCCCCCATTTTTCAGAAAGATCTAAAACGATTTTGCGAATGTACGTTCCCGAACTCACATGGATCCGAAACGAAAATCCAAGTTCTGTCTGCAAAACATCTTCTACTTTGTAGATCGAAATGGGTCTTTCCTTTTCCTCTACGACCAATCCCTCTCGAACCAGATCCGACTGGCGTTTCCCACCAACTTTTAGAGCCGAAATTTTGGGTGCTTTCTGGGACGTGAGTGTCGTGAGTTGTGTAAGTTCCGCAAGCAATCGTTCTCTTGGAAATTCGGAGACAAAGCGGGGAAGGAAGTTTTCCCTATCGTCTACTTCCACTAGCCCATCAGGATCACCAGAATCGGTTTTGAATCCGACAACCACTTCCGCAAAGTAAGACTTGTCTTTTCCAAGAAATACTTGGGAAAAAGCAGTATAATCCCCACAGGGCAAAATGAGTAAGCCTTCCGCAAACCGGTCAAGAGTTCCGGTATGGCCCACTGACTTTTGACCTAAGATCCGTTTGGTTTTTAGAACCAAATCGGAACTTGTGATCCCTGGTGGTTTGTAGACAAATAAAAATCCAGAATGGTAGGGTTTAGACATAGGATAGTGTCACCTAATCAAAGCAAGTTGTAGTCAGTGAAAGATCACTCGAAGGCAAATTTCCCTTCGTTTATTTGATTACTCTTCGTTCTAATCACAACCATCCATTTCTCTTTAGGGTGGTGATTTTGGATCCGAATCGGAATCATCATCCTCTGCTTCTTCGGTTTCGGATTCTTCTGGATGGAGTTCTTCGAATAAAGTTTTTGGTTTGGATTCATCAATCAAACGATTCACTTCCAAACTTTTGATGTAGTTATTGTCCCAGACAAATGTAAATCTTGGATTGGTATGAAGGTGGAGATTTTTTCCCACAAAAGAGGAAAGAAAACCGGCACAAGAAACAAGTCCTTGTGTGAGTTTTTTTCTTTCATTGTTATTACAAAGAGCCGTGAAATAAACCTTTGCATATTGAAGGTCTTCACTGATCTCAATCCGATGGAAACTTGGTAAAAAGACCCGGGGGTCTTTTACCTTGCCTTCCAAAATCGCAGTGGAGATTTGGCGAATGATCTCCGATTCGAGTTTTTTCATTCGAATGGGATTCATTTAAGCCGCCTTACAGTTTACGAGCAATCTCGCGAATCTCATATGCTTCGATTTCATCACCCACAACAAAGTCGTTAAAACCATCGAGTAAGATACCGCACTCGAATCCAGTGAGAACATCTGCCACATCGTCTTTCATACGTTTGAGGTTTTTGATCTTACCTTCCCAAGTGATTTCACCAGACTCGCTCGAGATGACTCGAACATAAGCTTGTTTAGTGACCTTACCGGATTTCACCATACAACCTGCAATGTTACCAACTTTAGAAATTTTGAATACGTCTCGGATTTCTACCTTACCGATTACGTTTTCTACTTTTTCAGGTTCGAGCATTCCTTCCATGGAAGCTTTCACTTCATTGACCACATCGTAGATGATACTATAGTATTTGATTTCTACTTTTTCTTTCTCTGCAAGAGAGACTGTTTTTGGGTTCGCACGTGTGTGGAAACCAATCACAATTGCATTAGATGCCGATGCCAAAATGATATCGGAATCTACAATGGCTCCCGTTCCTGCATGGATTACGTTGAGGCGAACATCGGCAGTAGAGAGTTTTTCTAATGCTTCTTTTACCGCTTCTGTAGATCCGCGAACGTCCGCTTTAATGATGACTTTGAGTTCTTTGAGAGCACCTTGTTTGATGATCTCACTCATGTTGTCGAGAGTGACACGAGTGGCCGCATTTTTCGATTGGCCAAGTCTTTCATAATCTTGACGGCTATGAGAGATAGAACGTGCTTCTTTGTCATCGATCACCACATCAAATGGTGCTCCTGCATCTGGAACTCCATCAAGTCCTGTCACAAGGGCAGGGAAAGATGGACCAGCTTCACGGATGGAATGACCAAGATCATCATACATGGCTCGCACACGACCAGCGTGAACTCCCGCAACAAAAGCATCTCCGACACGAAGAGTTCCGTTTTGGATGAGAACCGTTGCCACAGCACCACGACCTGGATCGAGTTTTGCTTCCACAATGGTTCCTTTTGCTTTACGTTTTGGATTGGCTTTGTGATCCAGAAGTTCTGCTTGGATGAGAAGCATCTCGAGAAGTTTATCAATACCAATATTATTTTTAGCAGAGATTTCACAGAAGATGGTAGTTCCACCCCACTCTTCTGGTTGTAATCCGTAGTTGGAAAGTTCTTGTCTCACCTTTTCCGGATTAGCTGCTGGTAAATCAATTTTGTTTACAGCAACAATGATCGGTACTTCTGCTTCTTTTGCGTGGTTGATGGCTTCGATCGTTTGAGGCATCACCCCATCGTCTGCAGCAACAACAAGCACAACAATATCAGTTACCGAGGCACCACGTGCTCTCATGGAAGTAAAGGCTTCGTGACCAGGAGTATCAAGGAAGGCAATTTTTCCACGGTTGGTTTCTACTTGGTAGGCACCAATGTGCTGAGTGATTCCACCCGATTCCCCTTCTGCCACTCGCGAAGAACGAATGGTATCAAGAAGTTTTGTTTTACCATGGTCAACGTGACCCATAATGGTAACCACTGGAGGACGAGTGATATAGTCTTCCGGAGCATCCTTCTCTTCTTCGATGACAGTTTCATCGTAAAGAGAAACAATCTTCACCTTACAGCCGTAATCGTCTGCGAGGATGGACGCTGTTTCTGCATCGATCACATTATTGATGGTAACCATCATACCCATTTTCATGAGTTTACTGATGACTTCACCAGGTTTTAAATTCAGTTTTTTGGCAATCTCTCCCACTTGGATATTTTCCAAAATGGAGATTTCTTTAGGAACAGCAGCAAGAGCTGCAGCCTGTGCTTTTTGTTTGCGGAAAGATTGTTTGAAAAACTTGGTGTTCTCGTTTTCTACGCGACCACCCTTTTCTTTATCGAATACTTTCTTTTTTGCTCCGCCGGGTCCACCTGCTCCAGGTCCGCCCGCTCCAGGAATTCCACCAGGATTACCGAATGGAGAATCTCCCATTGGTCGACCAGTTCCAGGACCACCTTGACCAATCGGTCTAGCACCACGATTCCCTTGGTATCCACCAGGACCACCTTGTCCAGGTCCGCGATTCCCTTGGTATCCACCGCCACCTTGTCCAGGTCCGCGATTTCCTTGGTATCCGCCACCACCTTGTCCAGGTCCGCGATTTCCTTGGTATCCGCCACCTTGACCTTCTGGTCTTGGAGGACGAGGAGTTGTGGGTCTCGAAACAATCGGGTTACGATCTTCTTTTCTAAAATAACCTTGGTTTCCTCCTCCTTGTTGGCCGCCTTGGCCACCACCACCGGAACGGTAGTTAGGAGAAGAAGTATCACCAGAAAGGATGGATTCGGGTTTACGATCCATCGGAGGTCTCTCTCGTTCT from the Leptospira congkakensis genome contains:
- the infB gene encoding translation initiation factor IF-2, which codes for MEEQKSIKETLQQGASGDKTKKKLVIKKKAAPADEKKESGASPQSAEAKTTSPASDKKKDLNELIREEAKRQGLGSGPQAPSQASPIVSRPDRKPEPQPERERPPMDRKPESILSGDTSSPNYRSGGGGQGGQQGGGNQGYFRKEDRNPIVSRPTTPRPPRPEGQGGGYQGNRGPGQGGGGYQGNRGPGQGGGGYQGNRGPGQGGPGGYQGNRGARPIGQGGPGTGRPMGDSPFGNPGGIPGAGGPGAGGPGGAKKKVFDKEKGGRVENENTKFFKQSFRKQKAQAAALAAVPKEISILENIQVGEIAKKLNLKPGEVISKLMKMGMMVTINNVIDAETASILADDYGCKVKIVSLYDETVIEEEKDAPEDYITRPPVVTIMGHVDHGKTKLLDTIRSSRVAEGESGGITQHIGAYQVETNRGKIAFLDTPGHEAFTSMRARGASVTDIVVLVVAADDGVMPQTIEAINHAKEAEVPIIVAVNKIDLPAANPEKVRQELSNYGLQPEEWGGTTIFCEISAKNNIGIDKLLEMLLIQAELLDHKANPKRKAKGTIVEAKLDPGRGAVATVLIQNGTLRVGDAFVAGVHAGRVRAMYDDLGHSIREAGPSFPALVTGLDGVPDAGAPFDVVIDDKEARSISHSRQDYERLGQSKNAATRVTLDNMSEIIKQGALKELKVIIKADVRGSTEAVKEALEKLSTADVRLNVIHAGTGAIVDSDIILASASNAIVIGFHTRANPKTVSLAEKEKVEIKYYSIIYDVVNEVKASMEGMLEPEKVENVIGKVEIRDVFKISKVGNIAGCMVKSGKVTKQAYVRVISSESGEITWEGKIKNLKRMKDDVADVLTGFECGILLDGFNDFVVGDEIEAYEIREIARKL
- the pnp gene encoding polyribonucleotide nucleotidyltransferase, with the protein product MATEFTGSWGRDSITIETGKWAKQAHGSVVYKTGNLVLLATVCAADEPKEGQDFFPLTCEYTEKAYSVGRFPGGYFKREAKPAEHEVLLSRILDRPIRPMFPEGYFSEVQLLVQVLSADKQVSVQGHAINAASAALSVSSIPFAGPIAGARIGRIGGEFVLNPTNEEITKSDLDLVVAGTKDAIVMIEGEANEISKEDMMAALRFAQEQLKVAVAMQEELAKKNGTVKKEVVLKAPDKELHAKIREFAFDRLTAANKNADKAKRNDDIKAINKETVEHFKTLLAPEDKSKDIKHFLHELEYEVVRELVLGEGIRFDGRKTNEIRQISCEVDVLPGPHGSAVFTRGQTQSLGVVTLGTTSDNQRYETLEGSKEKNFMLHYNFPAFSVGEVRRNSGPGRREIGHGNLAERAIKKVLPSQTDFPYVIRIVSEILESNGSSSMASVCSGTLALMAGGVPISGPVSGIAMGLFSDEKGRFAVLSDIAGIEDHFGDMDFKLAGTKKGITAFQMDLKVNGLGLEVLQKAIEQAEVGRDHILGEMNKSISSVKGNLSNNAPRITLKQIPKDRIGELIGPGGKMIRAIIEQSGSEISVDDTGKVTIASPSEEAKDKAIAMIDGIFEEIEVGKIYDGVIKRIADFGAFVEILPGKEGLCHISKLDVKRVQSVRDIVSEGDKIQVKVISVDKMGKIDLSRKDVLLDN
- the flgG gene encoding flagellar basal-body rod protein FlgG, which produces MMRSLWTGATGMIAQQFHIDTVANNLANVNTTGFKKNRVDFEDLVYQHQVLAGTPATSVSEIPTGVNVGHGVKVAATQKLFEIGSFQATGNKLDLALTGEMAFFKIQMPDGTFSYSRDGSYKIDSNQQVVTSNGYLLEPPIILPENAILNTLMVSEEGEVTVKIGNDIRPTTIGQLELYRFVNPAGLQAVGKNLFRETVASGPEIPGMPSQEGYGSVLQGFLEMSNVKIVEEMVNMIVAQRAYESNSKTIQTSDNMLSTAIGLKR
- a CDS encoding M16 family metallopeptidase yields the protein MASVIECKRTVLPNGLTVLFQPMKHASSMGVGVFLKQGSLAETNSEHGYFHFLEHMLFKDTVTRTSKEIAESIERVGGILNGSTGREYTQYYVVAIKDQAELAFDILSDMLFRPLFRKEDITIEKGVIMEEMRSYEDAPDDFVYDYYFRNIFGKSPYGRDIIGTKKSVTGVTEKSIRTFFEKHYFPKNMVISVSGNFTWEKILDLTNKYFSFENPKGKNPTELIIPAPKKSYSKHLERRKIEQFHIMLGVNGNRRDYRTVTVTQLISTILGGGMASRLFQNIREKEGLCYSIYSFPSYYKTTGLFSISSATSKEKAARCVELILKELESISKNGFSKTELADAKSNQMGSIAIGYELPENRMNNIGLQEIYYGKYFSLEDRMKSIKSVTLDEINETAKQLFDLKKVHLSCVGDMSESQFSKIPVQFGV
- the flgA gene encoding flagellar basal body P-ring formation chaperone FlgA yields the protein MKVWFLFLFSLALSLPALAKEKDFRLYLKPKTIVGAGEIRLSEFTNWKGNWNPVIFQNLQSPKVLTPEQLVDVLNSRYKSEMTEAGESVSFEVMGKEGILLPKTTLVSKKDLERSLWQNLKESVEQAIGEDGELFRLSSEKESLQVISGTKLVWRNTGRTLHGGKRLFPLDYYFEGKMVHSESVPFLIEEKKKAYFTKREIPAKTVLTEEDVEIRSFFTADHNREYVEESPVGKTALGVLASDMTIEKKQVRTLHTIERGQEVQLVYTTGNLLLKIKTRALASGNRGDEISVLNLASQKIIKARVQNEGICLLEEI
- the dut gene encoding dUTP diphosphatase, whose translation is MNQPNLHIQILREGAVLPEYKTSGSAGMDLSACLTENLILPNGKVVFVPTGLAMAIPEGYEGQIRPRSGFSTKNSIIMPNTPGTIDSDYRGEILIPLLNLSGVDFVLEPGTRVAQMVLHSVAQLPVQVVTELSATERGAGGFGSTGK
- the rpsO gene encoding 30S ribosomal protein S15, which encodes MITKEQKQQIIATFGSKPNDTGSAEVQIALLDSRIKDLTEHFKANKKDFHSRRGLIAMVNQRKSLLEYLKKSNVESYKKLIEKLGLRK
- the truB gene encoding tRNA pseudouridine(55) synthase TruB, which codes for MSKPYHSGFLFVYKPPGITSSDLVLKTKRILGQKSVGHTGTLDRFAEGLLILPCGDYTAFSQVFLGKDKSYFAEVVVGFKTDSGDPDGLVEVDDRENFLPRFVSEFPRERLLAELTQLTTLTSQKAPKISALKVGGKRQSDLVREGLVVEEKERPISIYKVEDVLQTELGFSFRIHVSSGTYIRKIVLDLSEKWGIPLSLGRLVRESIGEFHLDGVKTLDQISPKDLRNWKEVFPLPVRIVDAQEKKAVIHGGYIWDKLPTPVENGFYIVDADETTILAWCDYEGKPEHIPYRYRKVFFDPSAKIMFSK
- the rbfA gene encoding 30S ribosome-binding factor RbfA, whose translation is MNPIRMKKLESEIIRQISTAILEGKVKDPRVFLPSFHRIEISEDLQYAKVYFTALCNNNERKKLTQGLVSCAGFLSSFVGKNLHLHTNPRFTFVWDNNYIKSLEVNRLIDESKPKTLFEELHPEESETEEAEDDDSDSDPKSPP